In Solanum stenotomum isolate F172 chromosome 6, ASM1918654v1, whole genome shotgun sequence, one DNA window encodes the following:
- the LOC125867477 gene encoding DELLA protein RGL2-like, whose protein sequence is MKEMSFREISEDTSTENGDSNFSNTDALIFGSADISGGDTSMISGPNMASSSSSSSSSSYWRVDHHHQQISTAAGSGDDDNDNELIVSSASSRILNDDFRAFTSVAGSELGLRLNTGDAEGVNSETSNMLVQISIACFEAIQQNNLNLADTLVIDLRKFANSQIGDMKKVATDFAQALDQMIIHGTNIPQSIIKILY, encoded by the coding sequence ATGAAGGAGATGAGTTTTAGAGAGATTTCTGAAGACACAAGCACCGAAAATGGTGATTCCAATTTTTCTAATACAGATGCACTCATCTTCGGAAGTGCTGATATTTCAGGTGGGGATACAAGTATGATCTCAGGTCCCAATATGGCTTcgtcttcatcttcatcttcatcttcatcttacTGGAGGGTAGATCACCACCACCAGCAGATCTCGACTGCTGCTGGCAGTGgtgatgatgataatgataatgagtTGATTGTATCATCTGCATCTTCCAGGATATTAAATGATGATTTCAGGGCATTTACTTCGGTTGCTGGTTCTGAACTTGGTTTGCGTTTGAATACTGGTGATGCTGAAGGAGTGAATAGCGAAACTAGTAATATGCTTGTACAAATATCAATAGCTTGTTTCGAGGCAATCCAACAGAACAACCTAAATCTAGCTGATACACTTGTCATCGACTTAAGAAAGTTTGCAAATTCACAAATAGGAGACATGAAGAAAGTGGCGACTGATTTTGCACAAGCGTTGGATCAAATGATTATTCACGGAACGAATATTCCACAATCCATCATCAAAATCCTATATTAA